In Candidatus Poribacteria bacterium, the sequence GCTCACACAGGGGAAGATATCGTCGTAGTTCTTCGGGATAAGCCCCAGGGAGACGACGAAGGTCGTGGCATCGTCATCGGAGGCCTTGTACTGTTTGGAAAAGAGCGATTTCAGCTCCGGGATATCCTTCGGGTCGTCCGAGGCAATCAGCGTTTCCACCCTGTCTATCAGGGATTCTATCTCCTTCTGAGGATCGAAATCCCTTTTCAGATAGATAACCCTGCTGAGCTCCGGCTTCTTAAGGGTTATGGACTCGCTGTAAGGTTTATAATGAGGCGCCGAAACCTCCAGGTTGAGACCTTCCGAATACTCCACATCCGTGAAATAGAAGTTTCCATCCTGATCGGTCGTGGCGGTTTCATCTCTTAGGGTGACCTTGGCGTTCGGGATCGGTTCCTTGGACGTTCCATCCTTCAC encodes:
- a CDS encoding carboxypeptidase regulatory-like domain-containing protein — its product is MKRLIPVLILILIASGCGEGEKKNEEGFHPSPKGIVYGWVKDGTSKEPIPNAKVTLRDETATTDQDGNFYFTDVEYSEGLNLEVSAPHYKPYSESITLKKPELSRVIYLKRDFDPQKEIESLIDRVETLIASDDPKDIPELKSLFSKQYKASDDDATTFVVSLGLIPKNYDDIFPCVSSIFKKYDEIKFDFSNIRVTAPTAYRADARMSLTISVKKAEEDKKAEVDLKCTLSLVRGSGDWQISSWKLNEIIEIRQ